Proteins from one Rhizoctonia solani chromosome 5, complete sequence genomic window:
- a CDS encoding Transposon Ty3-G Gag-Pol polyprotein: protein MSRRLRSGRNYDASKVPTAPKRRADKRMAPKTANRVEPETSNKTTDEQAIVPARRVQLTFGTMPQGAREPGERMVVLGVGKRQGIAFADTEGVKLSPSAYVALTQRAPPIRKVLSWPLPIKETRREADAPMNREATSEQSVELVERASVEQTSAPAYADDQRATSEVPTTPNIGAESRRESDDEIFVTARTSRVLNESIVLDDDGKPVLAQYIVIDEKESETPSKNSKRKRTRRKSKGKGKEKELDISVSTESKSTANHEGLTWDEEVRRANGNNGGPGDVEELPDVSDWVNPNWSQSDYIPTSEGDCTEAESGNGSVEVNALIYELADEYAFDDEEYASVLRNLRSSERSESTHSQTRGAGPSRQPRVTIEEVDSGSEDTTTSCTRSHKSKGKAKAKAKGKKRKRPSLGAALDDLEGTRERHVRRTDPQSTPNAYRGGGYLEGIIESTPARKTSKTTRTDMGKASEPRRKEQRRERSTERRPPSPSESSKLSETDSDETESTHTSRYGGGGPPDPSDSGSETADSSDSSWTESSARLRDDNRRRNRRLEELVAKLKKQNKKLERKVVTQARSGYKAQSPKTYKGEADIDKLDMFIFSYDLYVSDTRLSNSKAVLTVSRFLDDKAASWYMLNVAPDPGSYSMESIYVGLYDYCFPPDFKDDMRKLYNEKKQGDLGVQDYFAKLARLRRRLREVTDHQHVLRVWDGAAQYIKVGWALKGMRPEATTCKTLRETALDIERAHKYKRSIEKSGNDKSGSRRNRSRSPLQKHDRASNYKNPGDNQSGGNRGDNKGTGYNSNSNGNRQNKRPNEYMRGGQAKGRDGQENQRRKLTDEKKAELRAAGLCFECEQSGHLSKDCPKFHKAKPSHVNANAVKVRPKSKVRVSSVMLKELDELTRLKEKIEINVVGVGRKNKEPGPKHVERNAIKVKDHTRKVPNTLIVEAKLEGESVRVLLDSGCQTDIVSTTIVDQLRLPKVKLTKPLQVQLAMAGSRGTLHYGVKARIEYQGIDEYQDFDVGNLDNYDLIMGTPFLFQHSVRLSFNPYGVYIGSTKSLPLDGEQVIQINSLSADIVGLRMAELRDMLRDKAANVCKPKDGNTPLPPFRAINHRIPLIDEQKTYRFRPSRCPEALKGQFKSKAREYLGSGQWKHSTGSNAIPMLFIPKKKDGSIELRTVLDKREQNANTVKMASPLPLPKDILAKVSRHKYRTLLDGKDAYEQIRVVPKDVHKTLFHTPMGTMVSHVMQQGDCNAGATYQALMNHIFAPYIGVFMFVYLDDIVIFLDTLEEHVKHIRTILGVLKRERLFLSPSKMQFLAEELRILGHIVDEKGIRMDPHKVDSVSKWKTPESKEQLASFLGAVGYLAPNCPGIRIPMAPLAKRASGDTPFRWGGTEERAFRDTIKLVEEFRDRHRVALKYGKNEPPIYLITDASLTGASGLVSQGKEWQTAQVAAFWSAKFTTAQQNYSVTDREALAVVCSLDKFGPLLHGVEFTILSDHKALEYLQTQKDLNPRQVQMAEKLSQFNCTIKYIEGSKNVLADALSRMYSEDKKGTERAESKFVPDYEEEDGIRDARARNQSVTRPVVTGMAAKVASESQTTSAGVRRNPERKRVAPVCYDPEIPGRAGQRTRAPRNQGNERVKENWNPDIRDEFVGEQIAEEDSRETEPDKREETSPASVELEGGSRADNKRDKWDPLDRSDHRQITTLVKELDVNEAIANGYQSDKDYARIVNEPLRFAQFELRDNLLYFTEHGRTYLCVPDTTVGEWHIRTLLISHAHSIVSHLGYKKTYAYMRESLYWKNMAKDVEKFCAACVSCASSKKSTQKPYGLLKPLPVPKYPWAQIGVDFLGPLTESATLLGKFDMVCVVINHLTCMAHLIPTRLDYTARDMAEVFHANVFRLHGVPEIIISDRDKLFTSIFWKTLYELLGTELRLSSAFHPQTDGQTKRLIRTILALIRVCINPALRDWATKLPSIEFAVNSARSETTGFSPFALNYGRTPRPILVRTNTDMYGVRDAARNIKYALMIAHDAIIGSRISQMVEANRHRRPSPFKTDDLVYVSTKNMRVPLGKPHKLLAQWIGPVRIDGVVKEGATYHVELPDDLKRRGIKPIFHASLLKPHVPYEDRRFPGRNYKQIASLEADDDEWAVERIGGHRGKGNNAMFEIVWQSGDRTWESYRVVRHLEALKQYFEALGISRTKELPWKEDGEVPYDELSDSGSETIECASVRVLKEAIWEPQPVISTIFHCLRLDPLLSHLTLSTKCTTAGEDAAVATENGGGMHHQRTTQGPTNESMQVYYGCSTRWPRPASKPLGQETLHPPKGEGEDGSGGRTWPGPRTSGEVRWTCTKVLLASVPMGHCVHDRESGLTKGHLQEDALNGDALDLMLGIAADHLPEARRPPGLAMDPPYEEEVLRPSMDEEREREENERVPDPVPTTLPDPVERRPANHPRRPATEPTQAGTVGLQVNELARKVSRAILSVENVISGVGHHGRHVPYRASSTKDRRRTQDRGRKLPPGADQEGVSHAPDARVDGEGDRRPHTGDRGALGDGQGEQGDFETLRTVEAPESSIGEDEDEPSPGSDAGAEPAIVGDRDDPDVRDATDHVAKWTNLGPDIEMRDADKGLKTIEPEQPCISPRKLELKRSSTRRGSDRNDGKGGERTDGGKGRK, encoded by the exons ATGAGCAGGAGGTTGCGCAGCGGACGCAACTACGACGCATCCAAGGTTCCTACCGCCCCCAAGAGGCGGGCCGATAAGCGCATGGCTCCGAAAACAGCCAACCGCGTGGAACCCGAGACGTCGAACAAGACCACTGATGAGCAAGCGATTGTACCAGCGAGAAGAGTACAGCTCACCTTTGGCACCATGCCCCAAGGCGCAAGAGAGCCTGGCGAGCGCATGGTAGTGCTGGGTGTCGGGAAGCGCCAGGGAATAGCCTTCGCCGACACCGAGGGAGTCAAGTTATCTCCCTCGGCCTATGTGGCCCTCACGCAACGAGCCCCACCTATCCGGAAGGTGTTGAGCTGGCCGTTGCCGATTAAAGAGACCCGCCGAGAAGCGGATGCCCCCATGAACAGGGAAGCGACCTCAGAACAGAGCGTCGAACTCGTCGAGCGAGCGTCGGTCGAGCAGACAAGCGCTCCCGCATATGCTGACGACCAGCGAGCAACTTCGGAAGTCCCTACGACCCCCAACATAGGCGCGGAAAGTAGGAGGGAATCGGACGACGAGATATTCGTAACGGCTAGGACGAGCCGTGTACTAAATGAGAGCATCGTCCTGGATGATGACGGCAAGCCCGTGTTAGCGCAATATATAGTTATTGATGAGAAGGAAAGCGAGACACCTTCCAAGAATAGTAAGCGCAAGCGTACCCGCCGTAAGTCTAAGGGTAAAGGCAAGGAAAAAGAGCTGGACATCAGTGTCAGCACCGAATCCAAGTCTACGGCTAATCATGAGGGCCTCACCTGGGACGAAGAGGTACGCCGAGCCAATGGCAACAACGGGGGCCCAGGCGATGTTGAGGAACTACCAGACGTTAGCGACTGGGTTAATCCTAACTGGTCACAATCGGATTACATACCCACGAGTGAAGGAGATTGTACCGAAGCTGAAAGCGGAAACGGAAGCGTTGAAGTAAACGCGCTGATATACGAGCTGGCGGATGAGTACGCATTTGATGATGAGGAGTATGCATCAGTACTCCGGAACCTGAGGAGCTCCGAAAGGTCAGAAAGCACTCACAGTCAGACGAGGGGGGCTGGACCATCGAGACAACCGCGCGTTACAATCGAGGAAGTCGATAGCGGGTCAGAGGACACGACAACAAGTTGCACCAGGTCACACAAGAGTAAGGGAAAGGCGAAGGCTAAGGCTAAaggcaagaagaggaaacgTCCTAGCCTGGGAGCCGCATTGGATGACCTAGAAGGGACGCGAGAGCGTCACGTACGACGAACAGACCCCCAAAGCACGCCAAACGCATACAGGGGCGGGGGATACCTGGAGGGTATCATAGAATCAACCCCGGCTAGGAAGACTAGTAAGACAACCCGAACGGATATGGGGAAGGCCAGTGAACCCAGACGCAAGGAACAACGACGGGAGCGGTCGACTGAGAGAAGGCCCCCGTCACCATCTGAATCATCCAAGTTGTCAGAGACGGATAGCGATGAGACTGAATCCACGCATACAAGCAGGTATGGAGGTGGGGGACCTCCAGATCCATCAGATAGTGGATCCGAAACAGCCGACTCGTCCGACTCAAGCTGGACCGAATCGTCGGCACGATTGCGCGATGATAACCGTCGGAGGAATAGACGGCTGGAGGAATTAGTCGCGAAGCTCAAGAAGCAAAACAAGAAACTTGAGCGAAAGGTGGTCACGCAAGCGCGATCAGGATACAAGGCACAGTCACCCAAGACGTATAAGGGCGAAGCGGACATTGACAAGCTGGATATGTTCATATTCAGTTACGACCTATACGTCAGTGATACTAGATTGAGCAACAGCAAGGCAGTGCTCACTGTCAGCCGATTCCTGGACGACAAGGCCGCGTCTTGGTACATGTTGAACGTTGCACCGGACCCCGGAAGCTACTCAATGGAATCAATATATGTCGGACTATATGACTACTGCTTCCCACCAGATTTCAAGGACGACATGAGGAAGTTGTATAATGAAAAGAAGCAGGGAGATTTGGGCGTGCAAGATTATTTTGCCAAATTGGCTCGCTTACGAAGACGCTTACGGGAAGTCACAGACCACCAACATGTGCTGAGAGTTTGGGACGGTGCAGCCCAATATATTAAAGTGGGATGGGCACTCAAAGGCATGAGACCGGAAGCGACTACATGCAAAACATTGCGAGAAACAGCGCTGGACATAGAGCGCGCGCACAAGTACAAACGGTCAATTGAGAAATCGGGAAATGACAAATCGGGATCAAGAAGGAACCGATCGCGTAGTCCTTTGCAAAAGCATGACCGTGCTTCTAATTACAAGAACCCGGGGGACAATCAAAGCGGCGGAAACCGCGGCGATAACAAAGGGACTGGatacaacagtaacagtaacGGTAACCGGCAGAACAAGCGCCCGAACGAATACATGCGCGGCGGACAGGCAAAAGGCCGCGACGGACAGGAGAACCAGCGAAGAAAACTTACCGACGAGAAGAAAGCTGAATTGAGGGCGGCTGGGCTCTGTTTTGAATGCGAACAATCGGGTCACCTGTCCAAGGACTGCCCGAAGTTCCACAAGGCCAAACCATCGCATGTCAACGCGAACGCGGTTAAAGTACGCCCCAAGAGCAAGGTCAGGGTGTCGTCAGTCATGCTCAAAGAGCTAGACGAACTCACCAGGCTGAAGGAAAAAATCGAAATCAACGTAGTGGGCGTCGGGCGGAAGAACAAAGAGCCGGGACCGAAACATGTTGAGCGAAACGCTATCAAGGTTAAGGACCACACAAGGAAGGTCCCGAACACGCTGATAGTTGAAGCCAAGCTCGAAGGCGAGTCCGTTCGCGTACTGCTAGACTCGGGGTGCCAAACTGACATAGTATCCACTACCATTGTTGACCAACTCAGGTTACCGAAAGTGAAACTCACGAAACCGCTGCAAGTACAGTTGGCAATGGCAGGGTCGCGAGGGACACTACATTATGGTGTAAAAGCTAGAATAGAATACCAAGGAATTGATGAGTATCAAGATTTCGATGTGGGGAATTTAGACAACTACGACTTGATAATGGGAACACCATTCCTATTCCAACATAGCGTACGACTAAGTTTCAACCCATACGGGGTATACATCGGGTCTACAAAATCCCTACCACTCGACGGGGAGCAAGTAATACAGATTAATTCGTTGTCCGCGGACATCGTCGGACTGCGGATGGCTGAACTGCGTGACATGCTCAGAGACAAAGCGGCGAATGTGTGCAAGCCCAAGGACGGTAATACACCCCTACCACCTTTCCGAGCAATAAACCATCGCATACCATTGATAGACGAGCAGAAAACATACCGTTTCAGGCCCTCGAGATGCCCGGAGGCGCTGAAAGGACAATTCAAGTCTAAGGCAAGAGAATACTTGGGATCGGGTCAATGGAAGCATAGCACCGGCTCAAACGCAATACCAATGTTATTCATACCCAAGAAGAAAGACGGAAGTATTGAGCTACGCACCGTGTTAGACAAGCGCGAACAAAACGCGAATACGGTGAAAATGGCATCACCATTGCCGTTACCCAAAGATATCCTCGCCAAAGTCAGTAGGCATAAGTATCGAACGCTACTGGACGGGAAGGACGCTTACGAGCAGATTCGGGTGGTACCCAAAGACGTGCATAAGACGTTGTTCCACACGCCTATGGGGACTATGGTTAGTCACGTAATGCAGCAAGGGGACTGTAACGCGGGCGCGACATACCAAGCGCTGATGAACCATATCTTTGCGCCGTATATAGGAGTATTCATGTTCGTATACCTTGACGACATAGTAATATTCTTGGATACGTTAGAAGAGCATGTGAAACACATACGTACCATATTGGGAGTACTCAAACGCGAACGGCTCTTCCTGAGCCCAAGTAAGATGCAATTCCTAGCTGAAGAATTGCGTATACTGGGGCATATAGTTGACGAGAAGGGGATCAGAATGGACCCGCATAAAGTCGACTCGGTGTCCAAGTGGAAGACGCCTGAATCAAAAGAACAATTAGCTAGCTTTCTAGGTGCGGTTGGATACCTAGCACCGAACTGCCCAGGTATTCGCATACCAATGGCGCCGTTGGCTAAGAGAGCGAGTGGCGACACACCATTCAGATGGGGAGGCACCGAGGAACGTGCCTTCCGTGACACGATTAAATTGGTGGAAGAGTTCCGTGATAGACATCGCGTGGCGCTCAAATACGGCAAGAACGAGCCACCTATATACCTAATTACAGACGCTAGCTTGACAGGGGCGAGCGGACTAGTAAGCCAAGGCAAAGAGTGGCAAACGGCGCAAGTAGCCGCGTTCTGGTCCGCCAAGTTCACCACGGCTCAACAGAACTACTCAGTCACGGACCGGGAAGCGTTAGCTGTGGTGTGCTCACTAGATAAATTCGGACCGTTACTACATGGGGTCGAGTTTACGATACTCAGCGACCACAAGGCGCTCGAGTACCTACAGACTCAGAAGGATCTCAACCCGCGACAGGTACAAATGGCGGAGAAACTGAGTCAATTCAATTGCACAATTAAATACATTGAGGGATCAAAAAACGTCCTCGCGGACGCTCTATCGCGGATGTATAGTGAGGACAAGAAAGGCACTGAGCGTGCAGAGAGCAAGTTCGTGCCAGACTACGAGGAGGAAGACGGCATACGGGACGCGCGTGCGCGTAACCAATCAGTGACCCGACCAGTAGTAACCGGGATGGCGGCCAAGGTGGCGAGCGAGAGCCAGACCACGTCGGCAGGTGTCCGACGGAACCCGGAGCGCAAAAGAGTGGCCCCGGTTTGCTACGACCCGGAAATACCGGGAAGAGCGGGGCAAAGGACCAGGGCACCGCGTAACCAAGGAAATGAGCGCGTGAAAGAAAATTGGAACCCCGACATACGTGATGAATTTGTTGGGGAACAAATTGCGGAAGAGGACTCGAGAGAAACCGAGCCCGACAAAAGAGAAGAGACCTCACCAGCAAGCGTTGAGCTGGAGGGCGGGAGTCGGGCGGACAACAAACGAGACAAGTGGGACCCGTTAGACCGCTCAGATCACCGACAGATCACGACGCTGGTGAAAGAGTTAGACGTGAATGAGGCAATAGCAAACGGCTACCAGAGTGACAAGGATTACGCAAGAATAGTGAATGAACCATTGCGTTTCGCTCAATTTGAGCTACGCGACAATTTACTATATTTCACAGAACACGGTAGGACGTACCTATGCGTCCCAGACACCACGGTTGGGGAATGGCACATAAGGACGTTACTGATATCACACGCGCACTCGATAGTGTCACACCTAGGATACAAGAAGacatacgcatatatgaggGAAAGTCTATATTGGAAAAATATGGCTAAAGACGTGGAGAAATTCTGTGCAGCATGCGTGTCTTGCGCATCATCCAAGAAGTCGACTCAGAAACCGTACGGGCTGCTGAAACCATTACCGGTACCCAAATACCCGTGGGCACAGATTGGCGTCGATTTCCTGGGACCATTAACGGAATCGGCGACCCTACTGGGTAAATTCGACATGGTATGCGTGGTAATCAACCACCTTACGTGCATGGCGCACTTGATACCAACAAGATTGGACTACACGGCCCGCGACATGGCCGAGGTATTTCACGCGAACGTCTTTAGGCTGCACGGGGTACCCGAGATCATCATTAGCGACAGAGACAAGTTATTTACATCGATCTTCTGGAAGACGCTCTATGAACTATTAGGTACCGAACTGAGACTGTCGTCGGCGTTCCACCCACAGACGGATGGGCAGACCAAAAGACTCATACGCACGATACTGGCGCTGATACGCGTGTGCATAAACCCAGCGTTGAGAGACTGGGCAACCAAGTTACCTAGCATTGAGTTCGCAGTAAACTCTGCTAGGTCGGAGACCACCGGGTTCAGTCCATTTGCACTGAATTACGGACGAACCCCACGTCCGATATTAGTGCGAACCAATACTGATATGTACGGGGTACGCGACGCGGCCCGCAACATCAAATACGCACTAATGATAGCACACGATGCCATCATTGGTTCGCGAATAAGTCAGATGGTCGAAGCTAACAGACATAGAAGACCTTCACCGTTTAAGACCGACGACTTAGTATATGTTAGTACCAAGAACATGAGAGTACCGCTGGGGAAACCACACAAGCTATTGGCGCAATGGATCGGACCAGTAAGAATAGACGGTGTGGTCAAGGAAGGGGCCACTTACCACGTAGAGTTGCCCGATGACTTGAAGCGAAGAGGGATAAAGCCAATATTCCACGCGTCGCTACTGAAACCACACGTACCATATGAGGATCGTCGCTTCCCGGGAAGGAACTACAAGCAGATAGCCTCCTTAGAAgccgatgatgatgaatgggcGGTTGAGCGGATAGGTGGACATCGCGGCAAGGGGAATAACGCGATGTTTGAGATAGTATGGCAATCGGGAGACCgtacctgggaatcatacCGCGTGGTACGGCACCTTGAGGCCCTAAAACAATATTTCGAAGCCTTAGGGATCAGCCGCACTAAAGAGCTACCGTGGAAAGAAGACGGGGAAGTACCGTACGATGAGCTTAGCGATAGTGGGTCTGAAACCATCGAATGCGCAAGCGTAAGGGTACTTAAGGAAGCGATATGGGAACCTCAACCGGTCATCAGCACCATATTTCACTGCCTAAGACTAGATCCTTTATTATCGCACTTGACTCTATCTACAAAATGTACTACGGCCGGCGAAGACGCCGCAGTCGCGACCGAGAACGGCGGCGGGATGCACCACCAGCGTACGACCCAGGGCCCGACGAACGAGTCGATGCAGGTTTACTACGGCTGCTCAACACGGTGGCCCAGACCAGCCTCGAAACCGTTAGGGCAAGAAACGCTCCACCCCCCCAAAGGGGAAGGCGAGGACGGTTCGGGAGGCCGAACATGGCCAGGTCCCCGCACGTCGGGAGAGGTCAGATGGACCTGTACGAAGGTATTGTTGGCGTCAGTACCAATGGGCCATTGCGTGCACGACCGAGAGAGCGGACTTACCAAGGGTCATCTACAGGAAGACGCCTTAAACGGCGACGCACTCGACTTAATGCTAGGAATCGCGGCCGATCACCTACCAGAAGCACGTCGGCCTCCCGGTCTAGCGATGGATCCACCGTACGAGGAAGAAGTACTTCGACCGAGCATGGACGAAGAACGCGAACGGGAGGAAAACGAGCGCGTACCCGATCCAGTCCCTACGACCCTACCGGATCCGGTCGAGAGGAGACCGGCGAATCATCCGAGGAGACCAGCGACGGAACCGACCCAGGCAGGGACGGTTGGACTGCAAGTCAACGAGCTGGCAAGGAAGGTATCGCGGGCGATTCTCTCGGTCGAGAACGTCATATCA GGAGTGGGACATCATGGAAGACATGTCCCGTATCGCGCTTCGAGCACTAAGGATAGAAGACGAACCCAGGATCGGGGACGCAAACTACCCCCAGGAGCTGATCAGGAGGGCGTATCCCATGCCCCAGATGCCAGAGTCGACGGAGAGGGCGATCGACGACCTCATACTGGGGATCGAGGAGCACTGGGCGACGGTCAGGGGGAACAAGGCGACTTTGAGACACTACGTACTGTCGAGGCTCCCGAATCCAGCATCggagaggacgaggacgagccCTCACCTGGCAGCGACGCAGGAGCCGAGCCGGCCATCGTCGGCGACCGAGACGACCCAGATGTCCGCGATGCCACTGACCACGTTGCCAAGTGGACCAACCTCGGGCCAGACATCGAGATGCGGGACGCCGACAAGGGACTCAAGACCATCGAGCCTGAACAACCTTGCATCTCCCCAAGGAAGCTCGAACTCAAGCGATCTTCTACGCGTCGAGGATCTGATCGAAACGACGGAAAAGGAGGAGAGCGAACCGACGGAGGAAAGGGAAGGAAGTGA